The sequence below is a genomic window from Halolamina litorea.
CTTCCGTACCGCCGTCCGGTTATTAAGGGCTTCGATGCGGCCGCGCCTCCGGGAAACGTTGTCACCGTCGCTGTCGCGGATGGAAAGCCATTAAGCCCCTCGCCGGCCACGCTCCGGTGGGAACAGCACGGCCGCAAATCTGACTCGCTCGGGCCGCCCGAGCTCTGAGATTGCGGAAGTGTACCGACGAGCAGTCGGTCTTTTCGCGGTCAGTGCCGTTCCAACTCAACCAATGGCACGAATGCACACCCGTCGCCGCGGGTCGTCCGGTTCGGACAGCCCCGTGGCAGAGGAGCCGCCGGAGTGGAGCGACGTCGACGCCGAGGACGTGGAGTCCCGCGTCGTCGAACTCGCAGAGCAGGGTCACGATCCGTCTCAGATCGGCCTGAAACTGCGCGACGAGGGCGTGAAGGGCACGCCCGTCCCGGACGTCAAGCTGGCGACCGGGAAGAAAGTCACCGAGATCCTCGAGGAGAACGACGCCGACGCCGACCTCCCCGAGGACCTCCGGAACCTGCTTTCGCGGGCCGTCCGCCTGCGCAAGCACATGGACCGTAACCCGCAGGACGCCCAGAACAAGCGCGCCCTGCAGAACACGGAGTCGAAGATCCGTCGCCTCGTCTCCTACTACCGTGGCGACGAGCTCGACGCCGACTTCGAGTACGACTACGAGACCGCAGAGGAACTGCTCGAGTAGATGTCGAGTGCGCGCACGGCCGAGGAGCCACTCGCCGACACCCTGTCGACGGCACCCTTCGTTCGGGTCGCCGCCGCCAGCGACGGTGACAGCCTCGCGGCTGCCGGTCTCCTCGCCCGCGCGTGCGCCGAACGCGCCACCCCGTTCCACCTCCGCCTCGACGACGAGGCGGCCGCCGACACCGAGGACGCCGTCACCGTCACCGTCGGACCGACCGGCGTCGACGGCGACGCGACCCTCGACAGACCGGCGAGTCCGACCGCGTTCGCGGTCGCTCGACGGCTCGGCGTCGATCCCGACCCGACCCTCGCCCTCGCCGGCACGGTCGCCGCGGGCGAGACGGTCCGGGCCGCCGACGCGGCACTCGACGCCGCACGCGAGGCAGGCCTGCTCGACCGGGAGCCCGGACTGTCGGTCCCGAGCGACGAGCTGGCGGCCGACCTCGCGGCGTCGACGCTGCTGCACGGCCCGGCTTCCGGGGACGGCGAGGCGGCGGCTGACGTGGTCGCCGAACTCGACCCGGCCGACGAGGAGTTCGGCCGCCGACTCGCCTCGCTGGTCACCCTCGACGCGGTGACCGCCGACGGGGCGACCGAGCGCGCCGCCGAGCGGATCGAACGCGCGCTCCGGCCGTACCGAACGCCAGATGCGCCCTTCGCCACGCTCGGCGGCTACGCCGACGTGCTGGACGCGACCGCCCGAACGGCTCCCGGCACCGGCATCGCGCTGGTGCTCGGCGAGCAGTCCGAAACGGGCGTCGACGCCGCGCTGGAGGCGTGGCGTGCGTACGGCGACTCAGTCCACCGAGCGCTGCGTACCGCCGAAACCGCCCGGCACCGCGGTGTCTGGGTCCTCAGCCTCGAGGACGCCGACCCGGCGGTCCTGCCGGCGGTCGCCCGCCTCGCGCGGGACTTCCGCTCGCCCGAACCGGTCGCGCTGACCCTGACTGGGGGCGCCGCGGCCGCCGCGGGCGAGTCGGGAACCGGCGACGCCGTCGTCGCCGCCGCCGAGGCGGTCGACGGCACGGGCCTCGGCACCGAGTTCACGGGACGAGCGCGTTTCGACACTGACACCGAACAGTTCACGACGACGTTCAGGGAGGCACTATGAGCGAGGCCTGCGAGGAGCAGCGCCACGAGGCGACGCTCTCGACGACCCACGACGATCCGGGGGTCGTCGCGGCCGCGCTCGCTCCCGACAACACCGATGCGATGACGACGGCCGTCGACGGCGACGCGGTCCGGACCACCATCGCCCGAGAGGGTGCCGGTGGGCTGGCCGCCTCCGTCGACGACTACCTCGTCAACCTCACCGTCGCCGACGCCGTCTCCGAGACGGCGCGCGACACCGACAACTCATGAGCGAGAAATCCACCACGATCGAAGGCAAGCGATGGTACACCGTGCTCGCGCCCGAGCAGTTCGACCGGGCCGAACTCGGTGAGACCGTTGCGGAGGAACCGAACCAGGTCGTCGGCCGCACCATCGAGACCACGCAGGGCGAGATGGAGGGCGACCAGGGACAGAACAACAACAAGCTCACGTTCAAGATCAACGACGTGGGTAGCGACGCCGCCTACACCGAGTTCATCAAGTACGAACTCACGCGGGACTACCTGCGCTCGCTGGTCCGCCGCGGCGCCTCGAAGGTCGCCGCCAACGTCACGCTGCTGACGACGGACGACTACCGCGTCCAGATGCAGCCCGTGGCGCTGACGACCCAGAAGGCAGACCGCTCCCAGGAGCAGGCGATCCGATCGGTGATGGTCGACATCGTCGAGAACGCCGCCGAGGAGCGTAGCTTCGAGCAGCTCGTCGACAGCGTCGTCGAAGGCCGAGTCTCCTCGGCCATCTACGGCGAAGCAAAGGAGATCTACCCGCTGCGACGCGTCGAGGTCCAGAAGCTCACCCTCGAGGCCCGACCCGCCGAGGTCGCCGCCGAGGAGGAGGCTTCCGTGGACGTCGACGAGAGCGCCGAATAGGCGCTCTCGTCTGCCCACGAGAGCTTCGCTCTCGTGAACGTCGACGAGGACGAAGTCGACCTCGAATAAGGCTCCGCAGCGATTCACGCGCTTTTCGTCTTTTTCAGCCAGCCAGCGACGGCGCCGGCGTTCGCTCGCAGGCTTCGACTACTCCTCGGGCGTCGGCGACGGCGTCGGCGTGCGGTCCTCGACGATCACTGTCCCCTGCATCCCGCCGGTCTCGTGGGGCACACAGAAGTACTCGTACTCCCCGGGGATCTCGAAGGTGTGCGTGAACGTCTCGCCGTTGCTGATCGCGCCGCCGGAACTGTTGGCCCACGCGTCCCGGGCGGCCTTCTCGTCGTCGTACCCCCCGGAGGCGAAGAAGGCGGCGCCGTCGGGCAGTGAGGCCTCGTAGGCGGTCACCGTGTGGTCACGGGTGCCCGTGTTCTCCCAGACGACCTCCTCCCCTTTCGCAACGGTGATCGTCCCCGGGTCGAACGAGTTCGGGGTCATCCCCACGTCGTAGCTGCGCTGCCCTTCCGAGAGCCCCAGACAGCCACTGAGACTCAGTGCAGCGCCCGTTCCGACGGCGACGAGGTAGCGTCGTCGATCCATGGTTCGGCGTTGGGTACGGAGCGATATAGGCAGCGTGATTCCGCCACGTTTCGGCCCCTCGACAGCCGGGCCACGACGCCGTCGGCGACCGGATGTAAACACGTAAACCGGGGCCGGACGACGGTCCGGCCATGCGCTCGCGGTTCCTCGGTCGCCTCGGCCCAGCGGACGCCGTCACCATCGGGAACGCCGGGCTGGGCTTCCTCGCGGTCGTCGCCGCCTCCATCGACATCGGTCTCGCCGCACGGGTGGTGTTGCTCGGCGCCATCGCGGACGGCCTCGACGGCGTGGTCGCCCGCAAGTATGGCGGGACGGAGGCCGGGCCGTACCTCGACTCGCTTGCCGACGTGGCCACCTTCGGCGTCGCCCCCGCGTTCCTCGTCGCCGTCGTCGCTCGGCGGGAGTGGGGGACCCCGGCCTCGCTGCTCTCGGGTATCTCCACCGACGGCCTGCTCGCGCTGGCCGGCGTGCTCGTGCCGGCGCTCTACGTCGCCGCCGCGGTCACCCGACTCGGTATCTACACCGCCTACCAGACCGACAGCGACGAGACCGTCGGCGTCCCGACGACGCTGGCGGCCACCATCTTCGGCGCGACCGTACTCACGGGCTACCGGAGCACGGAGACGGTCCTCGTCGGCTTCCACGACGCCGGCTTCCTGCTCGCCCTCGCGGCCGTCCTCACCCCGCTGATGGTCTGGGACATCACCTACCCCGACCTCCACGCACAGGACGCCCTCGTCATGGGCGTCGTACAGGCTGGTGCGGTGTTGCTCCCGGGGCTCTACGGCCGCGGGTTCGCGTTCGGCCTGCTCTACCTCGCGCTCGCGTACCTCATCCTCGGGCCGGTGCTCTACTGGCGCCGCTGAGTCCGACCCCGCCGGATAGGGAGCCGGCTCTCCGTTGAGTGTCGCCCCAGCCCGTGCGCGGACCCTCCACCACGCTCGGTTCCTCGCGAGCGCCGGCGCGAGCGTCGCCGTGTCGCTGGTCGAACTCTGTTGGCTCGGAACTGGTACTTCCTCCGACGGCGTGACTACTCGAACAGTACCGACTCACAGCGTGCCACGAACTGCGAGAGGTTCCGGGCGACGTCGGTTTCGAGCGTGGCGACGACGCCCGACTGTGGTCCCTCGTTGAAGTGGACCAGCACCGCCTCGGCGTGGAGCGATATCGAGGCACGCTGGGTGCCGAGTTCTGGGTAGTCAGGCTCCCGAACCAGCGGTTCGTGGCTACGTGCCCGATCGGCCAGCGCGGGCACGGCGGCTTGGAGGTCCTCGGTCGCCAGGTCGGGGCGCACGTAGAGCGCGGTCCAGTCGCGCTCGTCGTACTGGAAGGCCGCCCGGAAGTTACGGTCGACGTAGTCGCTGATGAGGCGAACGAGCCGTGCATAGCGGTCGTGCATACTCTGTGCTCGGCGGTGGGCGGTTTAACGGCGCCGACCGTCACCGACGGCTGCGCGGGAAAACGGGGGCGTCAGGTCAGGCTTCGACGGCCGCGGCGTCGAGGGCCTCGCGGGCTTTCTTCGCCTCGGCCTGTAGCGTGTAGGCTTTGGCGTCGTCGTACTCGGCGGCGGCTTCGAGCGCCTCGCGGGTGCCGATCTGGCGGAGCGCCCACGCGGCGGCGGTCCGGACGGTCCGGTCCTCGTCCTCGGCGATGGTGTCGGCGAGCGGATCGATCGCGCGGGTATCCCCGATCAGGCCGAGCGCGCGGGCGGCCAGCGGCCGGACGTTGTCGTCGTCCATCTCCAGTTTGTTCGCCAGCGGCTGGGTCGCCTCCTCGCTACCGATCTCACCCAGCGCGCGGAACGTCACCTTCTGGAGCTGCGGGTCGGAGTCGGTATCGACGTACTCGATCAGGGTGTCGACGGCCTCGGTGGCGTCTGGACCCATCTTCCCCAGCGCCTCGATGCCGGGCTTGTCACGCTTTTGGGCGCGGGCGTGCATCTCCTCGAACGCCTCGGCGTCGCCCATCCGGATCAGCGCCTCCATGCAGTGGCGCTCCATGAACTCCGAACCCAGCGCGTCGAGCGCGCGGAGGATCTGGTCGACGTTCCCCTGCTGTTCGTGCTCTTTGAGCGCGGCCCACTCGACGGGGTAGTCCTTGTAGTGGCCGAGCACGTCGTAGAACCCCTCGGCCATCAGCTGTTCGTTGGTCTGGAGGTCGTCCCACTCCTCGGCCTCGTCGAGGCCCGTTTCGAGCGCCTCGGTGGCCTCGACCAGCGAGGCGATGGTCTCGGCGTCGGCGTCTGCGTCGAGGTCCGCGGCCTCGACGGCGTCGGCGACGGCGTCGAGTTCGTGGGCGAGCGCTTCGGGGGACTCGTCGTCGGCGGACCCGAACTCCGTGTCGAGGGCGTCGCCGGCGGCGTCGAGGTAGTCGTCGACGGCTTCCTGCGTCTCGGGGGTCCCTGCGGCGGTCCAGCGGGTCTCGGTCAGGGTCGTCTGGAGTCCTTCGAGGTCGTCGACCACGTCCGCGGCGTAGGGGCCGCGCTGTTCCTCGATTTCCGCGCGGAGTTCGTCGACCCGGGACTCGACGGCCTCGGCGGGGGACTCCTCGTCGTCGTCCTCCGGTTCCCCGAACTCGGCGGCCTCGAGCGCCTCGGCGACGGCGTCGACGGTCGCTTCGACGTCGTCGAGGTCCGCCTCGGTCTCGGCGGCCTCGAGCGCCTCGCTCGCCTCGTCGAGGCGGGACTCCATCTCTTCGGCCGAGAGCTGGAGTGCGTCACCCGTCGGCTCCTCGTCGTCAGTCATACCTTTCACTGGGGCCGAAACTGATTAAGGCGTTTCCCTTCCGCGGCAGCGTTACCGGCCCGTTTCCAGCCCCGGATCGGTCACCGCGCCGTCGGCGGCCGAGCCGAACAGCGCGCCGTACTTCGCGAGCACGCCCCGGCCGTAGGCGGGCTCGGGCTGCTCGCGCTCGGCCAGCCGGCGGTCGAGTTCGTCGCCGTCGAGGTCGACTGCGAGCGTCCGGTCGGGGATGTCGATGGTGATGTGGTCGCCGTCCTCGACGGCCGCCAGCGGGCCGCCGACGAACGACTCGGGGGCGACGTGGCCGATCATCGGCCCGCGGGTCGCCCCGGAGAAGCGCCCGTCGGTGACCATCGCCACGTCGTCCTCGTGGCCCTGCCCGACGACGGCAGCGGTGACGCCGAGCATCTCGCGCATCCCCGGGCCGCCGCGGGGCCCTTCGTTGCGGATCACGATCACGTCACCAGACTGGAGGTCGCCCTCCTGCACGTATTGCATCGCGCCCTCCTCGCTCTCGAACACCCGGGCGGGACCCTCGTGGTGGAACTGGTCCTCGCCGGTGACTTTCAGCACGGCGCCGTCGGGTGCGAGGTTCCCCTGTAGGATCTTGATCGCGCCCTCCTCGTGGAACGGGTCCTCGACCGGCCGGAGGAAGTCGTGCTCGTCGAGTTCGTCGTCGTCGGGGAGGTCCAACTGCGACAGCTCCTCAGCG
It includes:
- a CDS encoding protein sorting system archaetidylserine synthase (This PssA-like phosphatidyltransferase, along with a PssD-like decarboxylase, is required in Haloarchaea for the archaeosortase ArtA to replace the PGF-CTERM sorting signal with a C-terminal lipid anchor.) → MRSRFLGRLGPADAVTIGNAGLGFLAVVAASIDIGLAARVVLLGAIADGLDGVVARKYGGTEAGPYLDSLADVATFGVAPAFLVAVVARREWGTPASLLSGISTDGLLALAGVLVPALYVAAAVTRLGIYTAYQTDSDETVGVPTTLAATIFGATVLTGYRSTETVLVGFHDAGFLLALAAVLTPLMVWDITYPDLHAQDALVMGVVQAGAVLLPGLYGRGFAFGLLYLALAYLILGPVLYWRR
- a CDS encoding 30S ribosomal protein S3ae, which produces MSEKSTTIEGKRWYTVLAPEQFDRAELGETVAEEPNQVVGRTIETTQGEMEGDQGQNNNKLTFKINDVGSDAAYTEFIKYELTRDYLRSLVRRGASKVAANVTLLTTDDYRVQMQPVALTTQKADRSQEQAIRSVMVDIVENAAEERSFEQLVDSVVEGRVSSAIYGEAKEIYPLRRVEVQKLTLEARPAEVAAEEEASVDVDESAE
- a CDS encoding cupredoxin domain-containing protein, encoding MDRRRYLVAVGTGAALSLSGCLGLSEGQRSYDVGMTPNSFDPGTITVAKGEEVVWENTGTRDHTVTAYEASLPDGAAFFASGGYDDEKAARDAWANSSGGAISNGETFTHTFEIPGEYEYFCVPHETGGMQGTVIVEDRTPTPSPTPEE
- a CDS encoding exonuclease RecJ, which encodes MSSARTAEEPLADTLSTAPFVRVAAASDGDSLAAAGLLARACAERATPFHLRLDDEAAADTEDAVTVTVGPTGVDGDATLDRPASPTAFAVARRLGVDPDPTLALAGTVAAGETVRAADAALDAAREAGLLDREPGLSVPSDELAADLAASTLLHGPASGDGEAAADVVAELDPADEEFGRRLASLVTLDAVTADGATERAAERIERALRPYRTPDAPFATLGGYADVLDATARTAPGTGIALVLGEQSETGVDAALEAWRAYGDSVHRALRTAETARHRGVWVLSLEDADPAVLPAVARLARDFRSPEPVALTLTGGAAAAAGESGTGDAVVAAAEAVDGTGLGTEFTGRARFDTDTEQFTTTFREAL
- a CDS encoding 30S ribosomal protein S15, which encodes MARMHTRRRGSSGSDSPVAEEPPEWSDVDAEDVESRVVELAEQGHDPSQIGLKLRDEGVKGTPVPDVKLATGKKVTEILEENDADADLPEDLRNLLSRAVRLRKHMDRNPQDAQNKRALQNTESKIRRLVSYYRGDELDADFEYDYETAEELLE
- a CDS encoding HEAT repeat domain-containing protein — its product is MTDDEEPTGDALQLSAEEMESRLDEASEALEAAETEADLDDVEATVDAVAEALEAAEFGEPEDDDEESPAEAVESRVDELRAEIEEQRGPYAADVVDDLEGLQTTLTETRWTAAGTPETQEAVDDYLDAAGDALDTEFGSADDESPEALAHELDAVADAVEAADLDADADAETIASLVEATEALETGLDEAEEWDDLQTNEQLMAEGFYDVLGHYKDYPVEWAALKEHEQQGNVDQILRALDALGSEFMERHCMEALIRMGDAEAFEEMHARAQKRDKPGIEALGKMGPDATEAVDTLIEYVDTDSDPQLQKVTFRALGEIGSEEATQPLANKLEMDDDNVRPLAARALGLIGDTRAIDPLADTIAEDEDRTVRTAAAWALRQIGTREALEAAAEYDDAKAYTLQAEAKKAREALDAAAVEA
- a CDS encoding KEOPS complex subunit Pcc1; this encodes MSEACEEQRHEATLSTTHDDPGVVAAALAPDNTDAMTTAVDGDAVRTTIAREGAGGLAASVDDYLVNLTVADAVSETARDTDNS